The following is a genomic window from Prunus persica cultivar Lovell chromosome G7, Prunus_persica_NCBIv2, whole genome shotgun sequence.
TAGCATGGCATGTGGCCCACAACTTGTTCAAGCGCATCCAACAAATTTTTGCGTATCCTAATTGGGCTTTTTCCCCAATTAAGCGTTGTGTTGAACTAGAAATATGTTTGGACCTAGCCTtaaattttttgggcctcaacactaGCAAATACCCAAATTCCGACATATGAATCATActttcccaatttttgtaaGAACCCACAAGAAAATAcacaataatttaaaattgaaggcttcttattcaatttttgatgtgtttgtttaaaaaaattaaaggttgAAATGGGTGCTAACATGAACTGATACGGTAACCATTAATCATGCCTcctaattggaaaaaaaaaaaaagaaaaaagaaaaaaaaagagcaaagTCTTTGCATGCTATTCTTTGCAGCAAAACATGCAATCCACAAAACCACTTTTGACAGAATGAAGGAAACCTTCAGGAATTAATCCCCAAACTCAAGCCAGACGATCAATCTGGAAATGTCGTCCacatataaatttatattttcctggaaaatatttacacggaaaaaaaaaaaaaaggagctcTTATGATACGTGTTCATTGAAGGAGTAGAAGACactctcactttttttttttttttaatgttaatttttcttaattttagtTATCAAAATATTAATGTATAAGGTAAGGGTAgaatagaaaagagaaagaataaaaaagaataaataatgATTAAAAATAAGTGAAGAAAAGAGGAGTGAGAAAATCATCTCTCTTGTCTTTTTTGGCAAGTTATTTACACGGGCTGGATTTTTTACCAAACAACAAGTGGTCGAGAAAAATAtggataaaaaataatgaatttaCCCAACACCACACACAGACAGAGGCCTGGagtgtttaattaatttgggagTTGGTATTAAGCTCTTTCGTAGTTTGGCCAGTTAGGCAGGAGACAACGAAGTACAGGCAATTATGAGTAATTTCCACTGCTCGGTAATTTAAGTTTTTTGGCTAAACGCTGATGAAACATTTTTGGTTGTTAAAAAGCATTTTGATGTAAAATGCCTTGAAATGAACATCTTAcatctgaaaaataaatttagagCTCCGATAGGCCGGAATATTGATGATGTAAATTTACATCTCGCCCGAAAAgtgtaaaaaaattcataaaaatggTTTTACATGTTGATATCACCAGAAGTAATATACAAGGTTAAGATAAGACTATGACCTTTCCCTTCTTTGTGAAACAACGTACCACCCACGGCCATGCGATCCTCAAAAGAATATTAGTACCAGGATTGGCAGGCACATCAGTTCATCTGTCCCACAACCTTTTTCATTatgggttttattttatattttgtgcAGTACAAAACCCAGGTaaaatgggaaagaaaaaaaaaatttgcaaacTACAATtcacaatttcttttttttttggccaactaCTATTAACAGTTGAGAAAGACAATACAAATGGACCTATCAAACCAGCATTATTAGTTCTTAtcctcaaaaacaaaaaacccacATTATTAGAAAGTAAAGGAATTTGTGAAAGCCCCTGTGTGGTGGACCAAAAGCATCCACCAATGCTTTAACCAACAACTTTGCTTTCagagaggagaaaaaagaaagggatagAGAGGCCACAATACAGTCCAAGAGAAACAAGATTTAAAATCCCCTTTTGGGGTAAACCTGCATAAGATAGGGCTGAAAGAATAGGCCTTGCATATTTGAATTGGAAATCAATCATACAAGCATCTGCAATGTACAGGAGAGGACAGTCAAATGACACATAGCTTGAGCTGAAGAATTCCTAAGAACCGTATGAGCAAGCATGCCCAAACTGTATCTAGAAACCGGTCACTCAAAcccccgaaaaaaaaaattttgaatcaaAAGAACACTCTGCACAAATACCCAAATTCAGCAACAACCAAACCAGGAAAGAATACAAAATCTACTCGTACAAGTGTGATTAAAATGCCCTCGGTGTATCATGAGAGCATATCCTTCATATGGATACTGATGTTTGCTAACTGGTTTCACACTTGTGTGCTTGTAAGACATCTCCACTGCCTTGCATGGGGACCGTTGTCTAGAAGCATAAGCAAACCCACGTTGGCTGATAGCCCAAACATATACCTGAAATTAGATTCAAACCAATTCAAGACATTATAACAGGATTAATTGCACTTGATCAATCAACAAAGCGAAAAAGTTCCAGGGTGCTGTGGGAGGCAGAGGTTTTGCTCTCAAGGCTAAAAGATCTATTGCTAGATACTACAACACTATTctcaccaaaaaaataaattgctacAAAGATGTCATCATAGTTAAGAGCACtacaatttttaaatttcaaatatatttctatATAGGTTCAATTTCCAGAGTGCTGTAACGGGTGCTTGATGCTTAGATGGTTAACAAATCcattgtttttcatttgatctttaaaacaaatatataaattagatTGTGTCAGTTATAAGACAAGATAAACTACTGATTTATATCTATTATGATGTTGTGAACTACTTACTTGCTTCGACGCGCTCTTCTTCTCCAGAAAACAAAGGACTTGATCCACTGAACACAgagatgaaacaaaaataagtgTTAATTAAGCATAATGGTCCCTGAAAATGATAATTTTGATAGCACTCTCtggcttaaaaaataaaaataaagaataatcaACCGTGTAGCACTATTGGAAAAATTATATCTCATTTGCCAACAAAAGAATCCAACGTTACCTTAAAAACTGACATGAAGGATGTACTTCCAACAAGAGATGGCTTCTTTACAGTCATTTGTTTCTCCGCCGACATGTCTTTACACAAATGTTGAGCTATTTCTTTAAGTAATACCAGTTGAGCTTTGTCAGTCCGCATCGAAAGCATGGCCTGCCTCATCGACTCCCTGTCAGCCTCAAGTGCCTGAAGCCTCATATAGAGCTTCATGACATCAGGATCCTCAAAATCAGGCTGATTAAGTGATCCCCTTGGAGCAGTTGCGTAATCTCCAACTCCAGCTTTGGCGTCTGTAAAACCATTGTAAGGTGCTCCATTATGGATAGAGTCAATGGTATAAACTCTGTCACTCATGTCATCTCCAAATTCTGATGCGTTATCTAGCTTTCTCGTATTTGGGTAGTCCTCTGACTGTGAGACATAATCCACCTTCTTCAAGCTGCTGTTATACCTAGGAGATTCAGCACCAAAATCTGAACCAGCTTCTCTAACCATATACATGGGTGAATCACTTGAAAGTCTCCCGGAATGTCTTGACCGCCTAGGAGAATAACCAACCACAACCTTTTCAAAAATGTTCTTGGAACCTGAAAAATCCCCATCCAGCTGATTGCTGCTCGGACACCTCTCCATCTGAGAGAGCCTGTTTTCCAGATTTCTCAAATGATCTCTCCCACGAGGGGTCTCACCAAATGCATACTTCTCAATATCTGTAACATCATCATCCTCCTCCAATGGACCTTGAGTCTCATTAAGCTTGCATTTCAAAGGTGGATACTCATATGTGGGCGTTGTGGGGAGTTCATACTGCGCTTCAAAATCACCCATACTCTGGATACGGCTAAACCCGCCCTTCTCACCCTCTGCCTCAGACTCTGTGAGCCCATAACTCATCATTCTATGCTTATAGGCCTGTACTTCACATGTGAGTGCCTGAATTGCTTGTTCTCTCTTATACAACAAATCTTCCAGTGCCAAAAGCTCTTGCTGGTCATGTGCCATCTTCTCCTCAACAAAACACTTGAATTGCCGAGCCTCCATCTGTATTTCCGCCTTCTCCCTCTGCAATCTCAATATCATTGACATAGCCTCATTTGCGGCCGATGATGAAGCATTCCTCTCCTCGTCCAGTTCAGTATACAAATCTTGTATCGTATTCTGCTGGCTACTAAGAGTCTCACGTAATGCAACACATTCGTTCTCCATTTGGACTCGTGCATTATAATAAATTTCAAGCCCAGGTATAAAGAAACGGTTACCATCCTCATACTCGCTATACTTTCTCTTTACCGACCGAAGCCAAGTCCCTGAAGAAACGCTCATAACCGAAGAACTGCACTCGCAATTAGAACACTTCACCACCTGCCTCGAAGATGGAAATCCTTCCGAATCCATGAAGCAATGTGCATTCAAAATTCAACCAATTCAAGATCAAGAGACGATA
Proteins encoded in this region:
- the LOC18770020 gene encoding myosin-binding protein 7, yielding MDSEGFPSSRQVVKCSNCECSSSVMSVSSGTWLRSVKRKYSEYEDGNRFFIPGLEIYYNARVQMENECVALRETLSSQQNTIQDLYTELDEERNASSSAANEAMSMILRLQREKAEIQMEARQFKCFVEEKMAHDQQELLALEDLLYKREQAIQALTCEVQAYKHRMMSYGLTESEAEGEKGGFSRIQSMGDFEAQYELPTTPTYEYPPLKCKLNETQGPLEEDDDVTDIEKYAFGETPRGRDHLRNLENRLSQMERCPSSNQLDGDFSGSKNIFEKVVVGYSPRRSRHSGRLSSDSPMYMVREAGSDFGAESPRYNSSLKKVDYVSQSEDYPNTRKLDNASEFGDDMSDRVYTIDSIHNGAPYNGFTDAKAGVGDYATAPRGSLNQPDFEDPDVMKLYMRLQALEADRESMRQAMLSMRTDKAQLVLLKEIAQHLCKDMSAEKQMTVKKPSLVGSTSFMSVFKWIKSFVFWRRRARRSKYMFGLSANVGLLMLLDNGPHARQWRCLTSTQV